The Aliidiomarina minuta nucleotide sequence GGCGTAATGCTTCAGAAAGCATACCGCTTAGTGTTAGCTGAGTAACGATACCAGTATTTTTCATAGCTGGATCGAGCGGAATACTGTCGGTAACTACGACTTCATCGATATCACAGTTACTTAAATTCTCCACTGCGTTACCAGAGAATACCGGGTGAGTAGCGTATGCAAAAACACGTTTAGCACCATGTTTTTTCAATGCTTCAGCTGCTTTGCAAAGCGTGCCGCCAGTGTCAATCATATCATCAACCATGATGCAGTCACGGCCTGCTACGTCACCAATAATATGCATGACCTGGGACTCATTAGCTTTTGGTCGGCGTTTATCGATGATAGCTAAATCAGCGTCGTCCATTAATTTAGCCATGGCCCGTGCACGCACGACACCGCCGATGTCAGGAGATACCATAACCGGATCTTTAAAGGTTTGTTGCATCATGTGTTCGAGCAGGACAGGGCTACCAAATACATTATCTACAGGAACATCGAAAAAGCCCTGGATTTGTTCGGCATGCAAATCAACGGTCAATACGCGATCAACACCAACGCTGGACAAGAAGTCAGCCACTACTTTAGCGGTGATAGGTACCCGGGCCGAACGTACCCGACGATCCTGGCGGGCATAGCCGAAATATGGCATGACTGCGGTAATACGTCCTGCTGAAGCACGACGCAGGGCGTCAACCATGACAATAAGTTCCATTAAGTTGTCGTTGGTAGGTGAACAGGTGGACTGAATGATGAAAACGTCGGCACCGCGTACGTTTTCGTTGATTTGGACACTTATTTCACCGTCACTGAAGCGGCCTACGTCCGCCTCCCCTAATTTGATATAGAGTCTGTCGGCGATTTTTCGGGCTAACTCTGGTGTTGCATTACCAGCAAAAAGCTT carries:
- a CDS encoding ribose-phosphate pyrophosphokinase, which translates into the protein MPDMKLFAGNATPELARKIADRLYIKLGEADVGRFSDGEISVQINENVRGADVFIIQSTCSPTNDNLMELIVMVDALRRASAGRITAVMPYFGYARQDRRVRSARVPITAKVVADFLSSVGVDRVLTVDLHAEQIQGFFDVPVDNVFGSPVLLEHMMQQTFKDPVMVSPDIGGVVRARAMAKLMDDADLAIIDKRRPKANESQVMHIIGDVAGRDCIMVDDMIDTGGTLCKAAEALKKHGAKRVFAYATHPVFSGNAVENLSNCDIDEVVVTDSIPLDPAMKNTGIVTQLTLSGMLSEALRRVSNEESISAMFEY